GCCGCTTGCTGCTGCGTGGGGAGtcggtggggtgggaggaggctcGGTGGGCTCTTGATGGGTCGCGGTGCTGAGAGCTGATGTGAGTCTGCTGAAGGCTGAGCAAGTGACTTTGTTGCCGGGCGGTTTCTTTGCAGAGGACTTAGAAGTTGCAGAGCTGATCTACGCCGAGGTCGCCTTCTACCTCTCCATCCCCAAGAAAAAGGTCTTGAAGTGCGTCAAGGCTACCACAAATGTCATCGCGTGGGCCTTGACCGAAGGCAAGGACTTTGACTTTGTCTTCAAGAACTTTGGCATCCTGGTGTGCCGGGGAAGGAGAGTGGTCATGCGGTTCTTCGAAGACCTGCTGCGAGACGTGGACAAGACCGGCATCCTGGCAAACACTGCCCTGCGAGTGAGTCTGTTGTCTTTTCAGCGCTCCCTCTACCTCTCTTGCAGCCAGGTCGAAGCCATGACCTCGGGCACATTCActcccctgcctctctccttctTGCAGAAGTCAAGCCTGAGGCCCTTGGTCATAGCCCGCAATGAGACAGCTGTTTTCCAGATGCCTCCTGGGGGGATCTTTGTGTTCCCACAGTGAGTATGTTTGCTTCTGTCGCCCCGGGCTGACCAAGCGAGCACCTTCTCAGCCCCTCTCTGGTGCAGCCGCCCAGAGGTGCCAAAGGCCGAGttcctggggctgctctcctcGGGAAGCTGCTGTGGAGTAGCTGTGCCCAAGGGGTGCTTCTCCGTGAAGTGCATGGCCACTCCTCGTCCTTTGGGAAGCGGGGTGTCGTCAAGTGGAGCACCAGGGGAGAGGGCCTGCTTACCTTCCCAGCCGTGTGGGGCGTGGAGAGGCAGTGAGGGGGACCCTTTCCCATAAAGCTTCCTCTggtcctcccctctcctttgggTGAGAATGAAATAGAGAagcacccaaacaaaacaagcccaaGGTGTCAGCATTTTCACGCGGAGTTTGCTGACGCTCCTTTCCTAATGTCTATTGCCACCTTGTTGTATGTTGCGCTCTGCAAACCTGGGGACTTGAGAGTAGCTCAGCTCTCgagcagctctgggagcagctccttagtgggggctgcaggggactcCATTGCCCCTTACTGAAACCACCGGCACCTTCTTATTTGCAGGCTTGTGTACAAAAGTGCCACGTCTGAAAAAGAACTGGCTGACAAGGCGGCCCAACGAGGTACCGTAACAACGCACCCACGCCATGTAGAGACGCAAGCGTGTCTTCCCCACATATGATGCCACCTCCCCGGGGCGAGAGGTTCTCCAAAGTGACCAGCACGTCCCAGCTCACCCCCTTTTCCAAATGGGGCCCCTAGGAAGGAAGCAGTGGGGCAGGAAGTGCTCAGGGAGCAGCGTGGCCCCgtgggaagggagggctgggaaaTAGTGGTCGTCGGGAAAGGGCCAAGACCGCCCTAGGAAGCCCGACGGCAAGGCCTGGGGGTCCAGGCCTGGCACTAGTAGCAGTCGCGTGCACAGATGGCACGTCTGTCTTGCGGGAAGCGACCCAGAGGTGCAGCTGTGAAGAGCTTCCTGGTCTTGTGCTTCCAGGGGCTCGTCCTGCTGAGCGCCTGCTCTCCCGAGGGCGTCTTTCTCCCGTCCGGACAGGGGGCCTTGGTCTGACGGGAGAGAAGAGGGGCAAGGCGGGGACTGCAGCAGGTAGCGTAAGGTGAGACTCTTCAGCCACCCCTGAGCGGCACGTGGCTCATGGCCGTCTCGTCCTGGCTTTGACTTGACTCCTGGCCTAGGCCTAGCTCCCGTGCAGAGCTGCCTTGTGCTGCCTGCACGGGGCTGCTCCCTGAGCACCAGCTGAAGAACAGGCGCCTGCTGTTCTCGTACAAGCCCCGTGTGCGGTGTGTTTGCAGCGTGCTGCCGCCAATAGAGGGGACCCGTGCAGAGAAACGCAAGGAAGCCAGAGCGACGGACCGTCCTCAAGTCTGGCTGCCTCCTCTGGACAGTcggctgggagcagcagaggtaCGTGCTACAGGTGGACGTAATGATGGTGTCACGTGTAGGAAAACACGGCTCTGTGGAGAGGGTGTCCTCAAAGACAGCCGCGACACTGCGGACGTGTTCATCCCGTcactcctcctgcctctgcctttcGGCCTGGCCAATGACCCCATCTGTTCACACCACGCTTGGCTTCCACGTGGACCCCACCTCCCGGTTCCCCCATCTCCTGCACCGGGGTCCCCGCCGGGGGCTTGCAGTCCCTGGCGTCTCTAGTGCTGCCCTGTCCAGGGGCGGGAGAGAGGTGTGACCTGGGCTCTAACGTTCCTCTTTGTCCCACCCAGGCCAAGAGTCAGTCCGAAATACTCCAGGTGAAGTGGTCTGACTTGTACGCGTGCTTGCCCTGGCCCAAAAGTAGCACGCAGGAGAGGGCCGAAGTACaggcaggacaggaggaagTCATCTCCTGGGCCaaaagggatggggaggagattTCTTACTGCCATCCCCgggcagagaaggggaagataCCGGCCCCTCCGCTGGAGACGCCACAGCCAGAGTAAGCGTGCGGCAGCTCCCGGCAAGGCTG
This genomic stretch from Phalacrocorax carbo chromosome 20, bPhaCar2.1, whole genome shotgun sequence harbors:
- the LOC135316552 gene encoding coiled-coil domain-containing protein 81-like, which translates into the protein MGMATVYIREEDFCHGNKASVKVQKPMFHLDKPVLLEKKLCYETRSRPEDLEVAELIYAEVAFYLSIPKKKVLKCVKATTNVIAWALTEGKDFDFVFKNFGILVCRGRRVVMRFFEDLLRDVDKTGILANTALRKSSLRPLVIARNETAVFQMPPGGIFVFPQ